The following nucleotide sequence is from Streptomyces leeuwenhoekii.
GGTTACGTCGAGGTGCAGCGGTCCTACGACTGGGACCCGGGCGCCTATCTGCCGGGCGCGCCCGCCTCCGCGATCCGCGGCGTCGAGGCACCGCTGTGGTCGGAGGCCATCGAGAACTCCGCCCACATCGACCACATGGCCTTCCCCCGGCTGCCGGGCATCGCCGAGCTGGGCTGGTCGCCGGCGTCCACGCACGACTGGGACGCCTACAAGCAGCGGCTCGCGGCGCAGGGGCCGCGCTGGGAGGCGCTCGGCATCGGCTTCTACCGGTCGCCCCAGGTGCCCTGGCCGGCGCAAGGGTAGAAAGCCGGACGGGCACCCCGGAGGACCGTACTCCGGGGTGCCCGTCCGCCCGCGCGGGGCCTACCGCCCGGCGAGGGGGTTCTTCAGGTTCCCCACGAGCTGGAGCGCTCCGGAGGGGTCCGCGAGGTCGACCATCTGCTTGTTGTTGCGCAACTGGAGCCGGTTGAGGCAGGACAGCGCGAACTCGGGAGCGAACATGTCGTACCGGGCGAACTTGTCGGCCAGTTCCGGCACCGACTCCTGGTACTCGCGGGTGATCTCCGCGACCGTGTCCCAGAAGCCGTCCTCCGGGAGGATCCCCTCGGTGGCGAGGTTGGCGGCGAGGAAGCGGAAGTAGCAGTCGAAGACGTCCGTGAAGATGGACAGCAGCTTCTTGTCGTCCGGCACCTCGACGCGGATCCGGGACACCTCCGGCGGCAGCACCGCGTCGGGGTCCATGACCGCGATCTCCTCGGCGATGTCCTTGTAGACGGCGCGCTGCACCACGCCGTCCTTCAGCACCAGGATGACGTTCTCGCCGTGCGGCATGTAGACCAGGTCGTAGGCGTAGAAGCTGTGCAGCAGCGGGGTGTAGTACGCCCGCAGATAGCGCCGCAGCCACTCCTTCGGCGCCAGCCCGGACCGCTCGATCAGCGCGCCCGCGAAGGACGCCCCCTCGTGGTCGACGTGGACCAGGGACGCCATGGTGGCCAGCGACTCGCCGTCCTGGAGGGAGGCCACCGGGCTCTCCCGCCACAGCGCGGCCAGCATCTTGCGGTAGGGCGAGTAGCGGTCGGTGGCCTTCTCGTACTCCAGGTGCCGGTAGCCGACGGCCGCCCGCTCCCGGATGATCGACAGGCCCGTCGACTTCAGCACCGGGTCGCCCTCGATCAGCCGGGCCAGCCAGTCGTTGATCGCCGGGGTGGCCTCCATGTAGGCGGCCGACAGCCCCCGCATGAAGCCCATGTTGAGGACGGACAGGGCCGTCTTCACGTAGTGCTTCCCGGGGTGGGTGGTGTTGAAGAAGGTGCGGATGGACTGCTGCGCCAGGTACTCGTCGTCGCCCTCGCCGAGGCAGACGAGGTGCTTGCGGGCGACCTCGGCGGCGAAGGTGACGGAGAGCTTGTTCCACCACTGCCAGGGGTGGACCGGGATGAGCAGGTAGTCGGCCGGGTCCAGGCCCTGGCCGGTGAGCACGCCGTGGAAGCGCTCCAGGGTCTCCTCGCCCAGCTCCTGGCGGAAGAAGGACTCGTACTCGATGCCGGCTCCGGCGGTGAACGCCGCCCGGGAGCGGTGCGCGGCCAGCCACACCAGACGGATGGGGCTCGCCGTCTCGGGCGCGTACGACAGGTACTCGTGGATGCCGAAGCCGAGCCGCCCGTTGTTGGCGACGAAGCAGGGGTGGCCCTCGGTCATGCCGGTCTCGATGGCCTGGAATCCGGCCCGCGCCAGCTCCGCGGAGGTCACCTGCGGCTTGGTCAGCTTGTAGCAGGTGCCGGAGAGGGTGGAGGAGATCTCCTCCAGGTACACCGGCAGGATCTCGTCGCTCAGCCCCAGGGACTCCTTCAGCTCGATGAAGAAGTCCAGGGCGGCGAGCGGAAGCTCCGCCCCGTCGCGGTGGCGGGTGATCGAGGCGGCGTCCACCTGCCAGTGGTCCAGGGCGCGGCGGACCGCGGTGAACCGGTAGCGGGTCTGGCCGTCGTCGCTGCGGACGACGTACGCCTCCCCGTCCGGCTCGGGGGTGATGAGCCGCTCGTGCGCGAACTCGGCGAGCGCCTTGCGGATCAGCAGGCGGTTGGCCTTCTCCCAGCGCTCGGGGGTCAGGTGGGCGACGGCGTCGGCCAGGCTCATGCGGACACCGCCTTCTCGAACTGCTCGCGCGTGCAGAAGCTCAGCAGCGCCTTCTTCTCCGGCTTCTGTATCTCGCGCTCGGGCACGAAGCCGACGGCCGCGTTCAGGGCGTGCACCGCCTTGTTGCCCACGTCCGGTTCGACGACCACGCGCCGGGTGGCCGGGTCGGCGAACAGGAACTCCATGACGGCGGTGATGACCGCCCTGGTGAAACCGTGGATCGGGCGCTCGGCCGGCGCCACCAGGAAGTGCATGCCGACGTCGCCCGGCTGCGGCTCGTACAGGCCGACCAGCTCGCGCTGGGCCGGGTCGTACTTCTCCATCAGGAAGGCGGGCTCGCCGTCGTGCAGGCCGAGGTAGGCGTGGTGGTGCTCGTCGGCGGCGATCTCCATGTACGCGCGCTCGACGTCCTCCAGCCGGGCGTCCTGCATCATCCAGAACGCGGCCTTGGGGTGGGTGACCCAGCCGTGGAGCAGCTCGGCGTCCCGGGTGGGGTCGAGGGGGCGGAAGGTGAGGGATCCGATGCCGGTGGTGGTGCTCATACGCCGAACTCCTGGAACGCGATGGTCTTCTCGACCGGGTAGTACTCCCTGCCGAGCAGCTCACGGATGATGTAGCTGTT
It contains:
- a CDS encoding IucA/IucC family protein; protein product: MSLADAVAHLTPERWEKANRLLIRKALAEFAHERLITPEPDGEAYVVRSDDGQTRYRFTAVRRALDHWQVDAASITRHRDGAELPLAALDFFIELKESLGLSDEILPVYLEEISSTLSGTCYKLTKPQVTSAELARAGFQAIETGMTEGHPCFVANNGRLGFGIHEYLSYAPETASPIRLVWLAAHRSRAAFTAGAGIEYESFFRQELGEETLERFHGVLTGQGLDPADYLLIPVHPWQWWNKLSVTFAAEVARKHLVCLGEGDDEYLAQQSIRTFFNTTHPGKHYVKTALSVLNMGFMRGLSAAYMEATPAINDWLARLIEGDPVLKSTGLSIIRERAAVGYRHLEYEKATDRYSPYRKMLAALWRESPVASLQDGESLATMASLVHVDHEGASFAGALIERSGLAPKEWLRRYLRAYYTPLLHSFYAYDLVYMPHGENVILVLKDGVVQRAVYKDIAEEIAVMDPDAVLPPEVSRIRVEVPDDKKLLSIFTDVFDCYFRFLAANLATEGILPEDGFWDTVAEITREYQESVPELADKFARYDMFAPEFALSCLNRLQLRNNKQMVDLADPSGALQLVGNLKNPLAGR
- a CDS encoding GNAT family N-acetyltransferase yields the protein MSTTTGIGSLTFRPLDPTRDAELLHGWVTHPKAAFWMMQDARLEDVERAYMEIAADEHHHAYLGLHDGEPAFLMEKYDPAQRELVGLYEPQPGDVGMHFLVAPAERPIHGFTRAVITAVMEFLFADPATRRVVVEPDVGNKAVHALNAAVGFVPEREIQKPEKKALLSFCTREQFEKAVSA